In a single window of the Terriglobia bacterium genome:
- a CDS encoding DUF4337 domain-containing protein — protein sequence MPELEIHHEAAHEVDPTGKKIGVLAAILAVALALVTILSHRTHTHAIVLKTEANDQWQYYQSKRIKFHNLELGQDLIAALGAREEPAEKVLARYEKEKIRYEKEGEEIQREARKTESEVSRAERRGLRYDVGEGLLEIALILTSLYFISKKKYFPAMGLVAGLAGGIVAVTGMLI from the coding sequence GTGCCCGAACTTGAAATCCATCATGAGGCTGCACATGAAGTCGATCCGACCGGGAAGAAGATTGGCGTGCTGGCAGCCATCCTTGCGGTTGCCCTTGCGCTCGTGACCATCCTCTCCCATCGGACCCACACCCATGCCATTGTGCTCAAGACAGAAGCCAACGACCAGTGGCAGTACTACCAGTCGAAACGCATCAAGTTTCACAACCTGGAGTTGGGCCAGGACCTGATTGCAGCCTTGGGGGCCCGAGAGGAGCCGGCAGAGAAGGTGCTGGCGAGGTATGAAAAGGAGAAAATTCGCTACGAAAAAGAGGGTGAAGAAATCCAGCGGGAAGCAAGAAAAACGGAATCTGAGGTGAGTCGAGCAGAACGCCGCGGCCTTCGATACGATGTTGGAGAAGGATTACTCGAGATCGCCCTCATCCTCACATCACTATATTTCATTTCGAAGAAGAAATACTTTCCAGCCATGGGACTGGTCGCGGGGTTGGCCGGAGGAATCGTGGCGGTGACGGGGATGCTGATTTGA